In Nicotiana tabacum cultivar K326 chromosome 11, ASM71507v2, whole genome shotgun sequence, a single window of DNA contains:
- the LOC107802863 gene encoding uncharacterized protein LOC107802863 encodes MHGPCGAARKSSPYMQNGRCTKHFPKKFVSSTTIDEDGYPIYRRRDDGRTAKRVGIELDNRYVVPRNRFLLLKYGAYINVEWCNQSRSIKYLFKYVNKGNDRITAAFSQSVNKEDSGVVDEINMYCDCRYISPCKAAWRIFKFPIHHREPLVERLSFHLSNNQIVIFSDDDPIDAVVNRPTVEESMFLSWFEANETFPEARKLTYAEFPLKFVWKQNPKRWEKRRISAFSIGRIFFVPPGSGEQYYLRLLLNVIKGPKSYDELKRINSCDHETFRDACYALGLLDDDKEYVDAIMEASNWVMASYLRQLFAMLLLSNSMSRPESVWQATWHLLSEDILHEERRILDHPEVELTYHELKNHYLQKLEVFLKGCGRSFQDFPTMPRPVYNTEEVDNINRLIRDELRYNKRALAEEHQQLVKNLTDEQKSVYEKIIRAVNEDKGGFFFLYGFGGTDKTFVWRILSSAIISRGDIVLTVASRGIASLLLPGGRTAHSRFVIPLNLTEDSTCNIKQGTPLANLIVKAKLIIWDEAPMMHRYCFEALDKTLRDILKFKDASNLDHPFRGKTIVLGGDFRQILLVIPKGTRQDIVNASLNSSYLWPHCQLLKLTKNMRLQGNEIGTNLDE; translated from the exons ATGCATGGCCCCTGTGGTGCTGCTAGAAAATCTTCTCCTTACATGCAGAATGGTAGGTGTACAAAGCACTTTCCAAAAAAATTTGTGTCATCAACCACAATTGATGAAGATGGGTATCCAATTTATAGAAGAAGAGATGATGGTAGAACTGCAAAGAGAGTAGGTATTGAGTTGGATAATAGGTATGTTGTACCACGCAATAGATTTTTATTATTGAAGTATGGTGCATATATTAACGTGGAGTGGTGTAATCAATCACGATCTATTAAGTACTTATTTAAGTATGTTAATAAAGGAAATGATCGTATTACCGCAGCTTTTTCTCAAAGTGTAAATAAGGAAGACTCAGGGGTCGTTGATGAAATAAATATGTATTGTGATTGTCGATACATATCACCTTGTAAAGCTGCTTGGAGAATATTTAAATTCCCAATACACCACAGAGAACCATTGGTAGAAAGGCTATCTTTTCACCTGTCAAATAATCAAATAGTCATATTTTCGGATGATGATCCAATTGATGCAGTTGTCAACAGACCAACCGTTGAGGAATCTATGTTTTTAAGCTGGTTTGAAGCTAATGAGACATTTCCTGAAGCAAGAAAATTGACTTATGCAGAATTTCCTCTAAAGTTTGTGTGGAAACAAAACCCGAAAAGATGGGAAAAAAGAAGAATATCTGCATTTTCTATTGGGAGAATCTTCTTTGTTCCACCTGGATCCGGCGAGCAATATTACCTTAGATTATTGTTGAATGTCATTAAAGGTCCAAAGAGCTATGACGAACTCAAAAGAATCAACAGTTGTGATCATGAGACTTTTAGAGATGCATGTTATGCTTTGGGTTTATTAGATGATGATAAGGAATACGTGGATGCTATAATGGAAGCAAGTAATTGGGTAATGGCATCATATCTTAGGCAATTATTTGCTATGCTACTTTTATCAAATTCAATGTCACGTCCAGAAAGTGTTTGGCAAGCAACATGGCATTTACTATCAGAAGATATCCTTCATGAAGAAAGAAGAATATTGGATCACCCAG AAGTTGAGCTAACATATCATGAATTGAAAAATCATTATTTGCAAAAGCTTGAAGTTTTTTTGAAAGGTTGTGGAAGAAGTTTTCAGGATTTTCCAACAATGCCAAGGCCTGTTTATAATACGGAAGAAGTTGACAACATTAATAGATTAATACGGGATGAATTGCGTTATAATAAACGCGCTTTGGCGGAGGAACATCAACAATTAGTAAAGAATTTGACAGATGAGCAAAAGTCagtttatgaaaaaataataagagctgTGAATGAAGACAAGggtggatttttctttttatatggTTTTGGAGGAACAGACAAGACTTTTGTTTGGAGAATTTTGTCTTCTGCCATAATATCTAGAGGAGATATTGTGTTAACTGTTGCATCTAGAGGGATTGCATCTTTGTTGTTACCAGGTGGTCGAACAGCTCATTCAAGATTTGTGATTCCTCTAAATCTAACCGAAGATTCAACATGTAATATTAAGCAAGGTACTCCTTTAGCAAATTTAATTGTCAAGGCAAAGTTGATTATTTGGGATGAGGCACCCATGATGCATAGATATTGTTTTGAAGCTCTTGATAAAACTTTAAGAGATATTCTTAAGTTTAAAGATGCATCCAATTTAGACCACCCATTTAGAGGTAAAACAATTGTTCTTGGTGGTGACTTCAGACAAATATTACTTGTCATTCCAAAAGGCACTAGGCAAGATATTGTTAATGCATCTCTCAATTCTTCTTATTTGTGGCCTCACTGTCAGCTCTTAAAGTTAACAAAGAATATGAGATTGCAAGGTAATGAAATAGGGACGAATCTAGATGAATGA
- the LOC107802865 gene encoding oleosin L-like codes for MADYYGQQHTQHQQLNSVQQPRSHQMVKAATAVTAGGSLLVLSGLTLAGTVIALTVATPLLVIFSPVIVPAVITIFMLVSGFLASGGFGVAAISVLSWIYRYVTGKRPPGADQLEHARHRLATKAGEMKDRAQEFGQQHVTGTQQG; via the coding sequence ATGGCAGATTACTATGGGCAGCAACATACTCAGCACCAGCAGCTCAATTCAGTGCAACAGCCTAGATCTCACCAGATGGTGAAGGCTGCTACTGCTGTCACTGCTGGTGGCTCACTTCTTGTTCTTTCCGGCCTAACTTTAGCCGGAACGGTGATTGCGCTTACTGTTGCCACCCCTTTGCTTGTGATTTTTAGCCCAGTGATTGTTCCTGctgttattactattttcatgTTGGTCTCAGGGTTCTTGGCTTCGGGCGGATTTGGGGTGGCGGCAATAAGCGTGTTGTCGTGGATTTATAGGTACGTGACCGGAAAGCGCCCGCCCGGTGCGGACCAGTTGGAGCATGCAAGGCACAGGTTGGCTACTAAGGCTGGGGAGATGAAAGACAGGGCTCAGGAGTTTGGGCAGCAACATGTCACTGGGACCCAGCAGGGTTGA